From Syngnathoides biaculeatus isolate LvHL_M chromosome 19, ASM1980259v1, whole genome shotgun sequence, a single genomic window includes:
- the LOC133492736 gene encoding TLC domain-containing protein 4-B-like: MDPFSQLILTISVTSFFTFQWLFHKVSPWVSMHVSPGFLALSEKQKVEWNSRTVSTLHALFVGIFCLYILFFDDAVNEDPVWGDPTLVKTNVAITTGYLISDLLLIFYYWKAIGDKFFVVHHLAALYAYYYVLGQGMLPYFANFRLLAEFSTPCVNQRWFFEVLGYPRTSRPNMANGVAMAVVFFMVRVAVMPVYYSRMYAVYGTEAFYIVPYGGRLAWICSSICLDIMNVMWMHKIARGCYKVLQSARRSKAGAPHENGKAN, encoded by the exons ATGGACCCATTTAGCCAGCTCATCCTTACCATCTCAGTGACCAGCTTCTTCACCTTCCAGTGGCTCTTCCACAAAGTCAGCCCCTGGGTGTCTATGCATGTCAGCCCAGGCTTCCTTGCCCTCAGCGAAAAACAGAAGGTGGAATGGAACTCAAG gacaGTATCGACGCTTCATGCACTGTTCGTGGGAATCTTCTGtctttatattttattctttgATGATGCCGTCAATGAAGACCCAGTTTG GGGAGATCCTACTCTAGTGAAGACTAATGTTGCCATCACAACAGGCTACCTCATATCTG ATCTGTTGCTAATATTTTACTATTGGAAGGCGATAGGAGACAAGTTTTTTGTAGTGCACCATCTGGCAGCATTGTATGCTTACTACTATGTACTG GGCCAAGGCATGTTGCCTTATTTTGCTAACTTCCGTCTGCTTGCAGAGTTTTCTACTCCATGCGTGAACCAGCG CTGGTTTTTTGAGGTTTTAGGTTACCCAAGGACCTCCCGACCTAACATGGCAAATGGCGTCGCCATGGCAGTAGTGTTCTTCATGGTGCGTGTGGCCGTCATGCCCGTCTACTACAGCCGCATGTACGCCGTCTACGGCACCGAGGCCTTCTACATCGTGCCCTACGGCGGACGCCTGGCGTGGATCTGCTCCAGCATCTGCTTGGATATCATGAACGTCATGTGGATGCACAAGATCGCCCGTGGCTGCTATAAGGTGCTGCAGTCGGCACGTCGCAGCAAAGCCGGCGCGCCTCATGAAAACGGGAAGGCCAACTAA